The Nerophis lumbriciformis linkage group LG09, RoL_Nlum_v2.1, whole genome shotgun sequence nucleotide sequence TGATGAACCTCCTATTAACCCTTGTATTTGCTTTTATTCacctttttatttaccttattttactgtTAATTTACCttctttacattttatttacccattacattttattttccttCTATTTTCTTCCTGTTacctttttatttcattttttacctttttcttttttacctTCTTTGCATTTAAATCTCCTTTATTTTCATCTTAACCTTTTTATTTACTTATATTTAGCTTCTTTTATCTCTTTTACATttaccttgtatatacatttttattcaccttcttttatgtttttatttaccttttacattTGATTTACCTTCTTTAACTTCTTTtaatttactttcttttttaattaaaaaaaaaaaaatcttcttttaccttttttgaCCACATCCACAGCACGTATTCAGGTTCAAATAGCTTTTTCTTCTTTACCTCATTTGACATTAATTTAATCTTTTaccttgtatttattttgtattttattttaatatttcagtttaaaattAATTTGCAGGTCAACAATACACTCAAAAATGATTTAATGGCAGTTTGAGCCAGCCATGACGAAACATTTTTTGGATTCGTTTTTTTTCTACTTTACGACAAAATGAACTTTATTGGTAGTCCTAAACACTTGTTTTGCTTTTCGCTGTGTTTGCAAAGCGACGATGACGGCGAAACTCTCGACTCAAAATTGTCTCTCGTTCCAAACAGTAAATACGACAAATTGTACCGTTGTTCTCCAAAATGAAACGCTGAAATCTGAAAGTGCACAATTATATATGACTGGGCAGTTATAAATTGTAGTCAAAGGGGACTTTCTTCACCCACAATCCTAAACCGCTATTAAGGTTGGAATCTGACAATGCATCAACATTAGTTTTATTACAAATTTTATGTATATTAaggatttatttgtaaaaagtactttacattgagtaaacaacctcaaagtgctacagtgtattaaaaaaataaaaataaaaataaaaactagaacagccaaatagctacaactagtatgcatatatctaaaaaaggcttttttaagaagaaaggtttttaagccttttttaaaagcatccacagtctgtggtgccctcaggtggtcagggagagcgttccacagactgggagcggcggagcagaaagcctgggCTCCCATTGGACTGATCTTTGCCACAGTACTCCAGCCTCTAACATTTTATTACATGGGTTATTTTATGCAGTTTTCTTACgcataaaaaaacctaacataAATatgagtggttagagtgtccgccctgagatcggtaggtcgtgagttctgagttcttagtcataccaaagactataaaactcggacccattacctccttgcttggcactcagcatcaagggttggaattggggggttaaatcaaccaaaaatgattcctgggcgtggccaccgctgatgctcactgctcccctcacctcgcagggggtgatgggtcaaatgcagagaataatttcgctacacctagtgtgtgtgtgacaatcattggtactttaacgtaaTAATAGATAATAGACATTTAAAGGGAAAAAACATCAGTTTTTATCTAAGACTGAAGTTCATTAAGAGATTTCAACAACAAAGTTGAAACAAAtatgaataaaacattttttatacacaAATGACTTGAGGTGTCCATATACTTTTATCCAgatagtttaaaggggaacattatcacaatttcagaattgttaaaagcattaaaaatcagttcccagtggcttattatatttttcgaagtttttttcaaaatttgacccatcacgcaatatccctaaaaaaagcttcaaagtgcctgattttaaccatcgttataaacacccgtccattttcctgtgacgtcacatagtgatgccaacacaaacaaatatggtggatagaacagcaagctatagcgacattagctcggattcagactcggatttcagcggcttaagcgattcaacagattacgcatgtattgaaacggatggttgtagtgtggaggcaggtagccaaaaccaaattgaagaagaaactgaagctattgagccatatcggtttgaaccgtatgcaagcgaaaccgacgaaaacgacacgacagccagcgacacgggagaaagcgaggacgaattcggcgatcgccttctaaccaacgattggtatgtgtttgtttggcattaaaggaaactaacaactatgaactaggtttacagcatatgaaatacatttggcaacaacatgcactttgagagtgcagacagcccaattttcatcaatttatttattctgtagacataccctcttgtcagcaggccagggaagctagggtggatattcttctcttgatcatcttcggtggcataagggacggtgtgagccaagacatccagggggtttagctcgctcgtctgcgggaacaaactgccgccattgcttgccgtgctagcgaggtcctttgtccctgaattgctcacacactccggcagattcaatgggggtctggcggcagatttctttgactttatggttgtaaatgcatctgctttgagtgtcgcaggatatccacacattcttgccatctctgtcgtagcatagctttcgtgggtaaagtgtgcggaacaaacctccaatttcttgccactttggcatctttgggccactggtgcaacttgaatccgtccctgttggtgttgttacaccctccgacaacacacccacgaggcatgatgtctccaaggtacggaaaacagtcgaaaaaatggaaaataacagagctgatttgactcggtgtttgagaaaatggcggattgcttcccgatgtgacgtcacgtcgataatagaaaggcgtttaattcgccaaaattcacccatttagagttctgaaatgggttaaaaaaatatctggtcttttttgtgcaacatgaaggtatatattgacgcttacataggtctgctgataatgttcccctttaaggtggacACAAGAGATGTAGTCGGCATGTGGTGTGCAGTTTATGATGTGCTATCTCAATAAAAGATGTCTTTTCtctctgggtgctgcagagatcTGAAGATCGAGAACCTGCTGCTGGACGAGCAGGACAACATAAAGCTGATAGGTAACCATTTTCTCCTCTTCCTGTCCTTGCTGGCCTCACTTCAGTCATGCATTCATTCATGAGGCAGAAGATTGTGACAGCAGAGAGCAATTATTGGTGCCGTGCCAACATCTTCTCAGCTGCCGGCGTCTAGCAGCCGCCCCATGCGGTGCCGGGGGAGTTAAGAGCAATTTAATGTGCTTTTAAACCCCTCGCAAGACCCCGCCAAAGTGCTAATCTGCCTCCAGCGCGCAATGAGGCAATTCATCTCATAGCGTGGACGCAAACGGCGGTAGTAAACCCCGGAAATAACATTTCACCTTTCCCCTCCCTCAGACTTTGGACTGAGCAACTGCGCCGGCATCCTTGGATACTCGGATCCATTCAGCACTCAGTGTGGGAGTCCCGCCTACGCCGCTCCTGAACTGCTCTCCAGGAAGAAATACGGACCCAAAGTGGACGTTTGGTCCATGTGAGTTCTTGACTCGCTAAAGCAATTTAGCAAATCTGTTCCAGTTCTGAATAAGGATGTGTTCTTCCAGCGGGGTGAACATGTACGCCATGTTGACGGGTACGCTTCCCTTCACCGTGGAGCCCTTCAGTCTACGGGCCCTGCACCAGAAGATGGTGGACAAGGAGATGAACCCTCTGCCGCCATCGCTCTGCACAGGTTGGTCACCATTGACGTATGCTAATGTGACCCGCCTGCTTCAGTCCTGGATTTTCCTGTTCCAACCtgctatctacaaaccccgtttccatatgagttgggaaattgtgttagatgtaaatataaacaaatctttttcaagccatattcagttgaatatgctacaaagacaacatatttgatgttcaaactcataaacatttttttttgcgtgcgaataatcattaactttagaatttgatgccagcaacacgtgacaaagaagttgggaaaggtggcaataaatactgataaagttgaggaatgccgtgagcaaattgttgaacagtttaagaaaaacctttcccaaccagccattgcaaggaatttagggatttcaccatctacgctccgtaatatcatcaaagggttcagagaatgtggagaaatcactgcacgtaagcagctaagcccgtgaccttccatccctcaggctgtactgcatcaacaagcaacatcaatgtgtaaaggatatcaccacatgggctcaggaacacttcagaaacccactgtcagtaactacagttggtcgctacatctgtaaaactctcctatgcaaaaactatgttccttttgggagtaaacattgattgattgattgacatttttgacacaattggaaaagcatacggtcaaaactttcctcccaacccattatcagccatttttggCGTATGCCCCCGATAACCACCACTAAAACGCGCTGTTGCTTTTACGACCTTGCTGGCCAggcgattgatcttgtttaattggaagctggctcgccctccatcacacggccgttggattagagaggttctctacaatctaaaactggaaaaacttaaGTTTTTTGCTAAAAGGCTCGGctcaagcatttgaaagctcatggagtccttttttgctgtatgtcaactctcttgacctatgcccacaCGCAGAtaaggaataatctcccttttatttattagtattattttattctatttttattttattatatattattactattaaatttttatttgtattttattattattattatatttatctgtctgtctctggcctcgtatgtgtgtgtgtgtgtgagaatgtgtctgtctttgtcgtcttacttgttatataattgtgccatttgtccctcgttggtgggacctgagtggggtgggagggtgggtgggtggtttgggttttaagggaaagggtgtgaatcatttactgactttaaaattgtactgtttcgacttgcacttttttctgtctatttgaaaatgccaataaaaaaaagttgggaaaaaaaaccaaaaaaaaaacctctcctatgcaaggcgaaaaccgtttatcaacaacacccagaaacgccgtgggcttcgctgggcctgagctcatctaagatggactgatacaaagtggaaaagtgttctgtggtctgacgagtccacatttcaaattgtttttggaaactgtggacgtcgtgtcctccggaccaaagaggaaaagaaccatccggattgttctaggcgcaaagttgtaaagccagcatgtgtgatggtatgggggtgtattagtggccaagatatgggtaacttacacatctgtgaaggcaccattaatgctgaaaggtacatacaggttttgttgccatccaagcaacgttaccatggacgcccctgcttatttcagcaagacaatgccaagtcacgtgttacatcaacgtggcttcatagtaaaagagtgcgggtactagactggcctgcctgcagtccagacctgtctcccattgaaaatgtgaagcctaaaatagcacaacagagacctccggactgttgaacaacttaagctgtacatcaagcaagaatgggaaagaattccacctgagaagcttcaaaaatgtgtctcctcagttcccaaatgtttacagagtgttgttaaaaggaaaggccatgtaacacagtggtgaacatgccctttcccaactactttggcacgtgttgcagccatgaaattctaagttaattattatttgcaaaaacatcaaatatgttgtctttatagtgcattcaattgaatatgggttgaaaatgatttgcaaatcattgtattctgtttatatttacatctaacacaatttcccaactcatatggaaacggggtttgtactgagCTGCTGATGAGGTTGTCAGGgggtgaggtttaccaacgtacacgtGGCCTGACCTTCGTTACACTATTGTGATTCTGAGGAATGTTGTTCCGTACTTAAGAGACAATGTGGCATGACTAATGGAAGACAAAAGCATTACCAGTAAATCCAGCCCTAGTGAGCGTGATGCAATGACGCTGTACCTCAGTGCCACCTCATAATAATACCGGGCTTACCTAATTGTGTAAGCATGGATTAATAAAGCTGCTGACTCAGGTTGCCATGACGGATGTCTTATGTAATATCTAAGGACGAGGGCCAAGTCATGTTAAGACGACAGCAAAAAGTTCTCCTTTGTGTTTGTCTAGCCGCCATCTGCCTCCTGAAGAAGCTCCTAGAGCCGGACCCCAACAAGCGGCCCAACATCCACCAGGTGATGGCGGACTCATGGCTGCAGCTGGCCAACAAGAACACGGGGGCGCCGTACCTCAACAGGTAGACGAGAAGGTTCCATTGAAACCAGCCGTCTTGCTAACCGACCGACTTTTGGTTTTGGAAGGATCCACATCGAGGAAATCAACCACACGGTGTTGCTGCACATGACGGAGAAGATGGCGTACAAGCACAGCGAGGTGCTGAGCGCCGTGCTCACCAACCGCGCCTGCCACACTCTGGCCGTTTACTTCCTCCTCAACAAGAAGATGAAGAGGCTCTCCAAAGAGTACAGGGTAAGGTGACGCTATCTGACCGGCGCaccttcatacctgccaacttttgaaatcagaaaaacctagtagccagggtccaggggccgcaggccccggtaggtccaggacaaagtcctggtggggggttcaggcttcgccccccgacgcaaaatgattattagcattcagacaggttaaaatgttgctaaaaccatcacttttctatcagtcacagtgacttttcaaaacaaaaatattacagcaaaaatcatatgggttgattgacatgtttattctgtaagctaacttcaatagtttgaaatgattttgacagttaatgccagttatcctgtcaacctttcacaagacttcaatttgttcattgaaagtataaacactttttacagtaaacaaatggtaaaacagtactaaacaattccataaaaaaaaaaattggtgtcattattaactttctgtccaagcttgtataatctactgccttgttcaattgtacaaaatattctgtgcctaaaattcacatttctatcacaattatcatactgtaaacatggtaagctaacttcattacaattaatagtcctgtcaatagcatggaattacaattcaaatttagtttttttgtaagcctttcaaaagaattcaaaatatgaaaaattcatgaaaatgaattgaagccatcagacacttgaaaagtggcacatcacatctctaatgtaatcatttgaacttttcaacagaaatagcactgcaaaaatattaaggacatacttctgtattttggtagttatgctgtcaacatttaacaagatttcttcaacttggacttgaaagcataaatagtataaacacttttaacagtataacagtactaaacaattccaatagataacattggtgtcattacctttttgtttgctcaattattgcctccgtaaataaaacttcggcatttatcacatccaaagaatctgtttgggcgacgaaaaacgttgaaagttttccacttgtatcgctagcaacggcattagacttgtgtttttttgtcccaacgtggtcttttacatcgctaattcctccgtgtccgatcgaaaaatcttgtctgcacaaggtgcaattcgcgtagttttcaccctttttggaacgtataattattcccggataggcttttgaatattcttcacggaatgactgcagttttcttttcggtttaagactcgtttgcgatttttctccggctgattccatgatcgttcgctcgtttggaaacaatggcaactggtgcctcgagcttggcagcggtgctataaataggctcgcgcatggcattcggaatggctcgataggaagttacgggaagcagtgtcgattgtcattgttgttacgccatttcgtgaataaaactttttaaaaaatatttttttttaatgaatgaaaaaccgtattttttatcactgcaaccgtaacccggaataggttgatgaaaaccgtactaattacgggaaaaccggagtagttggcaggtatgcaccttGGCGAGTGTAACTACCTTGTTAGGAACCGGGTTTTTCCTAAGGTCCTGCTTCTTTTTAGGAGATGCAGTTCCAAGAGAAGAAGAAAGGGGATAAGCAGAAAAACGAATACTTCCAGACGCAGTGGAGGAAGCACGTGGACAAGCTCACCATCCCACCCAAGCAGACTCCCGTCTACCTGGCGGTGAGCAAGGGGCCCAGCAAGGAGAAGAAGCACCGCACAGGTAAGGGTTGATTGTCCAGTAGCTGTCTTGGTGTTGTGGTCTGTGCAGTACCTCATTGACGTGTCCCCTCTCTCATACAGGGTAGGTTGACTGAGCATGCATGTTCTTGTTCATTCCCAGTCCATCCCTCCATTGTTTGTCTGTACATCTTCCCCTGTCCTGCGTCCACCTGAGAGGAAGCACCTCGGACAACTGTAACGCACAAAACACGACTCCTCAATTCAGTCTTAGCAACAGTACAGACAGGTAGACCTCGGgtctacaccaggggtctcaaactcaatttacccgaGTCAGGGTGAGGCCAGGCCGCAAGTAGCATTGACTTCAGAATCATGTTTTAACCCTGCGACTAAATCTCTTAACTACTTCTAccaacccttaaaggggaacattatcaccatttcagaatggttaaaaccattaaaaatcagttcccagtggcctattttatttttcgaagtttttttctaaattttacccatcatgcaatatccctaaaaaaagcttcaaagtgcctgattttaaccatcgttatatacacccgtccattttcctgtgacgtcacatagtgatgccaacacaaacaaacatggcgcatagaacagcaaggtagcgacattagctcggattcagactcggatttcagcggcttaagcgaaattgaagaagaaactgaagctattgagctatatcggtttgaaccgtatgcaagcgaaactgaggaaaacgacacgacagccagcgacacgggagaaagcgaggacgaattcggcgatcgccttctaaccaacgattggtatgtgtttgtttttaagtgttgtaatgtttttaagctaaattattggtaaacacagtttatgtataatcatttacgtaaaaccgcgagtaatgaataaagttttcatcaattaatatattctgtagacatacactcatccgctctcttttcctgaaagctgatctgtccagttttggagttgatgtcagcaggccagggaagctagggtcgatattcttctcttgatcatcttcggtgtgagccaagacatccagggggtttagctctctcgtctgcgggaacaaactgccgccatttcttgccgtgctaccgaggtcctttgtccctgaattgctcacacactccggcagattcaatgggggtctggcggcagatttctttgactttatggttggaaatgcatctgctttgagtgtcgcaggatatccacacattcttgccatctctgtcgtagcatagctttcgtcggtaaagtgtgcggaacaaacgactgaccattttcgtcggctttccccacaccctcgtattttgaacaaatttcgtccaatttcttgccactttcgcatctttgggccactggtgcaacttgaatccgtccctgatcgtgttgttacaccctccgacaacacaccgacgaaagtgagaaaatggtggattgcttcccgagagcgaataatagaaaggcgtttaattcgccaaaattcacccatttagagttcggaaatcggttaaaaaaatatatggtcttttttctgcaacatcaaggtatatattgacgcttacataggtctggtgataatgttcccctttaaaggaagtTGTTCTTTGTCCAATGCGTGTTTTTGCGAAACAACATCATTGTAGTTGGCGTCGACTGAAACTCAAGATTGTTGATATATTTAACTATTAGCCGCCTGGGGAGAACGGGCTGAAATTACACTAAACAATGAGTAGAGGGCTACAAAATATGGGCCTACAGACCGCGAGTTggagacccctgatctacactACATCATTGCTAAGTGATAAAAACCATGTATGTCCAGTTAGCAAAGTCTTTGAGGGGAAGCTCTATACTGATGAGTgcatactagggatgtaacgattagccatggtaaaattccagacgattagtgtggaggggggcgtggcctgcggggtgtgccaggaccggcttcgagatcagcgacaggtgcgtagatggcccaccagggcctggttatctaatcacctgtcgctctgttaaaaggaagtagccgggaggagagagtggttggagttggagctgGAGTAAGAGCGAGAGCGAGCCTGAGACGGACACAAaaacaattgctggaaagcaagagACAGACTTTATTGGAAAATAAAACCGGgctgtcatgtcagtgcttggtggtccaaagaaccccctggagggcaacttccacaatttggcgcccaatcAAGCTGGACCACCGTAAGGGGTggaggaaattgtggaagttgccctccagggggttcttcggaccaccaagcactgacatgacagcccggttcaggttcacaatacggttttatttttcaataaagtctgtctgttgctttccagcaattgtttTTGTGTCCGTCTCAGGCTCGCTCTCGCTCTTACTCcagctccaactccaaccactctctcctcccggctgctgctgccttttaacagagcgacaggtgactaGATAACCAGGCcctggtgggccatctacgcacctgtcgctgatctcgaagccggtcctggcacgccccgcttcgctgcaggtccgcaggccacgcccccctccacagttagTAATACAGTTTCAAATTCAAACTATCCTAAAACCGTAATTGTTGATCGCAATCTGATAAACTCAAACTGGAGATTCCCTGGAGAAGAAAGCTAGCACTGATCGCTAGCTTGCATCTGGCGCTGGTAAtcactagctagcttaaatgctaacttgGATGTATTAGCCCATTTAGAAATGTTCTACACTAATATAAACTTATATACACACGTTGCTGTGTGAgtaactaagatattcaaatgTGTACATTGAATATGTGCAGAAATATGAAGATTTATATTGGATGTGCTAGTGTCCTAGTCCACACATTTTTTGTTTTCCTGCATGTGAAAATGACACTTCATTTAGTGGACATACGTGGTTTTAATGGTGTTGTGTACAAGGTCTACAAGGTCTCTTCCCTCCTCCTCAGGTCTGTTACGTGCTATAACTGGTGGCCATCGTAACTCCCCCCTGGCGCCGCCCGGCACCGTGGCGTCGTCCTCCATGGAATACCTGGAGATCCAGCCTCTCTTCTCCAACACGCCGCAGCAGCGGAGGCGCCTGGCCACGCTCCCGCCGGTCACCACCAGCCCGGAGCACAACATCCCCGCTCCGCCGGCGCCGTCGCCCATCGGCATGCACTCCTTCGGCTCCCTCTCCAAAGCCGAGCAGATGCCGGACACgccgacgtcgtcgccgtggtacAAGCTGACCAACGGGACCCTGTCGCCGCCCCGCCACGTCTCCGCCTTCCAGCCTGACTCCTCCTACTTGAAAAAGGCGACCATCCCCAGTCCTCCCGTCCTCATCGTCAACCCGCAGCCGAGGAAGAGCGTTTCCACCGACTGGTGCGGTTCCTCCGACACCAGCGGCAGCCCTCCCAGCACCATCGGAAGCCCGCCGGGTAGCTCGGCCTTCAGCCCCCCTAAGTCGGCCTTCAGCGCCCTCAACCCCTCGTCCGCATTCAGCCCGCCGTCCAACAGCAGCAGCAGCGACCCCGACAGCCCGACGCACCGCAGCAAGTTCCCGTCCATGGGGATCGGACATATGCTGAAGAAGAAGGTGCAGCTGCAGCCCTTCAGCTTCCGACCGGAACAGGTGCTGGAGGAGGTGGTATCCCCGCCTCCTTACCCCATGCAGACGCTCCTTTGCGCGTCGGGTGCACTCAAGACCCTTTGCTAACCAGCCCTGCCCTCTTTTAACGTCAGCTCTTTAAAAACTGTGAACTCCCGCGTTTATTTTGCCACTGAGCCACTTTGACTCCAAATGGATCTCAAGGTGACGTCAAGACGATGAGATTTGGAACGGATCCTGAAGCAATGACTCGAATGTCCCTGACAGAGTGGacagaggacacacacacacacacacacacacacacacacacactgtaccatACACTGAGTTATGTAATAATCCAAGTGGTTACGAACTGAGCCGCAGACTGATTCGCACCAGCTAAACGACCCAGATCTTCCCCGAACCCTCAATACACGCCTGcgtgtttttgtcttgtctgtgaaataattttttggggaaactcTTTAAAACGGACCTCCAGCTCAGCCGGCACCGTAGTATTTCCTCAGCGCTGACTGGAAGACCGAGACTCGCTGCACTAAGTCTGGAAAAACCAAAATGTCTCGCACTCACGGCGTTAATCACCACTTACCTCACGCTCCAACTGTGACCACGCCCGAGCGTTTTCTAGATGAAGTACGAGTAGGTGCCAAGTCTTTTCGTTTTTCTAGTGACCGTCGTTTTTCAGCTTTTTGACTTTTTGTACGGGGGTTCAAGTACGTCCGTAAGTACACGGGAGTGTTAAAGGCTGACTAAGGGCATGATAGCCGATCAAAAGCCAGAAGAAAGCATTTTCTTGAAAATACACCATGTCAAGGTGAAAGGATGGATGATTGGTGTATGTAAAGTTAGCAAACAAGTCAACAAAAAGGGTACGTTGGCATGCGAATGAAAGACCATAACAgacaagtagggatgggtaccaaatgtaATACCTTTAAAGATACTGACCGAATTCCGTCAGTACTACAAGGTACCGATTCACGCAAAATCGAACGGTATCATACGTCGATACCTTCTTTTTTTTGCGGTTGGAGAGTCAAACAATGCACTCAAGTAAGTTTGCACTTTTCAGAATGTGTTAGCTCGGTGCTAATTTACACTGCATATGTCATAgacgtgctactgattagcattagcgatttatacatggcgatttcaacacctctaaatttgattttgattgattgattgaaacttttattagtagatttgcaCAGTAcggtacttattccgtacaattgaccactaaatggtaacagtcgaataagtttttcaactttaagGGTCCACGTGAATAAATTCATGGTCATGAAAACTACGACCAAGATGTAAAGTTACAATCAAACACTTCCAGTACAAaccctttgtaggactcaacaaaatccAAGACTGGCACATTGAACCATAGATATAAATATACACGACTAGATGTAGAACCCATGcagtgcaataaaaaaaattaaaaaaccctAACTTCTTAATTTCTAAAAATGTGTTCATG carries:
- the hunk gene encoding hormonally up-regulated neu tumor-associated kinase homolog A encodes the protein MPVADCDAPLEGSSQEAAEGIVLPASLCSPAADILKNFYHTKRVGNYLIGRKLGEGSFAKVREGLHALTGEKVAVKVIDKRKAKKDSYVTKNLRREGHIQQMIRHPNITQLLDILETDNSYYLVMELCPGGNLMNRIYDKKRLDERETQKYIRQLVLAVEHLHRAGVVHRDLKIENLLLDEQDNIKLIDFGLSNCAGILGYSDPFSTQCGSPAYAAPELLSRKKYGPKVDVWSIGVNMYAMLTGTLPFTVEPFSLRALHQKMVDKEMNPLPPSLCTAAICLLKKLLEPDPNKRPNIHQVMADSWLQLANKNTGAPYLNRIHIEEINHTVLLHMTEKMAYKHSEVLSAVLTNRACHTLAVYFLLNKKMKRLSKEYREMQFQEKKKGDKQKNEYFQTQWRKHVDKLTIPPKQTPVYLAVSKGPSKEKKHRTGLLRAITGGHRNSPLAPPGTVASSSMEYLEIQPLFSNTPQQRRRLATLPPVTTSPEHNIPAPPAPSPIGMHSFGSLSKAEQMPDTPTSSPWYKLTNGTLSPPRHVSAFQPDSSYLKKATIPSPPVLIVNPQPRKSVSTDWCGSSDTSGSPPSTIGSPPGSSAFSPPKSAFSALNPSSAFSPPSNSSSSDPDSPTHRSKFPSMGIGHMLKKKVQLQPFSFRPEQVLEEVVSPPPYPMQTLLCASGALKTLC